The following are from one region of the Populus trichocarpa isolate Nisqually-1 chromosome 8, P.trichocarpa_v4.1, whole genome shotgun sequence genome:
- the LOC7462092 gene encoding uncharacterized protein LOC7462092 isoform X2 — translation MFAILIFVLLSITAQLKADHGFDVRHYLSTVTTYDVVKDIVKASANSTPDGCTPIHLNLVARHGTRSPTKKRMRELDKLASHLEELIKDAEEQNLSLEKVPSWLRGWKSPWRGKLKGGELIRKGEEELYNLGIRIRERFPELFEEEYHPDVYPIKASQVPRASASAVAFGMGLLSEKGSLGPARQRAFAVTSESRASDIILRFHDCCGNYKVFRKRQEPAVDKLKEPVLDEITSALVSRYGLNFTRQDVAMLWFLCKQEASVLDITDQACGLFSPYEVALLEWTDDLEMFILKGYGNSINYRMGVPLLEDVVQSMEEAIKAKEEKHAPGSYEKARLRFAHAETVVPFSCLLGLFLDGSEFQKIQREEPLELPSKPPQSRNWRGSTVAPFAGNNMLVLHSCPANSESKYFVQVLHNEHPILMAGCGSDFCPFEEFKEKIVAPHLKHDYNSMCTVHLEAPEQKPVATKASSPF, via the exons ATGTTTGCTATTCTGATCTTTGTGTTGTTATCGATAACGGCGCAATTAAAAGCTGATCATGGATTCGATGTCCGTCACTACCTGTCCACTGTAAcaac ATATGATGTAGTGAAAGATATTGTCAAAGCTTCTGCTAATAGCACTCCTGATGGTTGCACTCCTATCCACCTAAACCTTgtg GCAAGACATGGAACTCGTTCCCCTACCAAAAAGCGAATGAGAGAGTTAGACAAGCTGGCTTCTCACTTGGAAGAGCTCATAAAAGATGCTGAAGAACAAAATTTGTCCTTGGAAAAAGTTCCCTCATGGTTACGGGGATGGAAATCTCCTTGGAGAGGGAAATTGAAAGGTGGAGAATTGATCaggaaaggagaagaagaattgTACAATCTTGGAATCAGGATCAGAGAGAGATTTCCAGAATTATTTGAAGAGGAATACCACCCGGATGTTTATCCTATAAAGGCTTCACAA GTTCCTCGCGCATCAGCTAGTGCTGTGGCATTTGGCATGGGGCTGTTAAGTGAGAAGGGAAGTCTGGGACCTGCACGACAACGAGCTTTCGCTGTTACAAGTGAAAGCCGTGCGAGTGACATAATTTTGAGGTTTCATGATTGTTGTGGAAACTATAAG GTTTTTAGGAAGAGGCAGGAGCCTGCTGTTGATAAGCTTAAGGAACCTGTCCTGGATGAAATCACTTCTGCATTAGTGAGCCGCTATGGACTCAATTTTACTAGACAGGATGTTGCTATGTTGTGGTTTCTGTGTAAACAG GAAGCATCTGTCTTGGATATAACTGATCAAGCTTGTGGTCTCTTCAGCCCTTATGAG GTTGCTTTGCTGGAGTGGACAGATGATCTGGAGATGTTTATATTGAAGGGTTAtggtaattcaataaattatcgAATGGGAGTGCCATTACTTGAAGATGTTGTTCAGTCCATGGAGGAAGCCATTAAAGCAAAAGAAG AAAAGCATGCTCCTGGAAGTTATGAGAAGGCAAGGCTGCGTTTTGCACATGCAGAGACTGTGGTCCCATTTTCATGTCTGCTTGGACTTTTTCTTGATGGTTCTG aattccaaaaaatacaaagggAAGAACCTTTGGAACTTCCTTCAAAACCTCCCCAGAGTAGAAATTGGCGGGGCAGCACTGTGGCTCCTTTTGCTGGTAACAACATGCTGGTCTTGCACAGCTGTCCTGCAAATTCTGAAAGCAAGTACTTTGTCCAAGTTCTCCACAATGAACATCCTATTCTGATGGCG GGTTGTGGTTCTGATTTTTGCCCATTTGAAGAGTTTAAG gAAAAAATAGTTGCTCCTCATCTGAAGCACGACTATAACAGTATGTGCACTGTACACCTGGAAGCACCAGAGCAGAAGCCTGTAGCCA CCAAGGCCAGCTCTCCCTTTTAG
- the LOC7462092 gene encoding uncharacterized protein LOC7462092 isoform X1, whose protein sequence is MFAILIFVLLSITAQLKADHGFDVRHYLSTVTTYDVVKDIVKASANSTPDGCTPIHLNLVARHGTRSPTKKRMRELDKLASHLEELIKDAEEQNLSLEKVPSWLRGWKSPWRGKLKGGELIRKGEEELYNLGIRIRERFPELFEEEYHPDVYPIKASQVPRASASAVAFGMGLLSEKGSLGPARQRAFAVTSESRASDIILRFHDCCGNYKVFRKRQEPAVDKLKEPVLDEITSALVSRYGLNFTRQDVAMLWFLCKQEASVLDITDQACGLFSPYEVALLEWTDDLEMFILKGYGNSINYRMGVPLLEDVVQSMEEAIKAKEEKHAPGSYEKARLRFAHAETVVPFSCLLGLFLDGSEFQKIQREEPLELPSKPPQSRNWRGSTVAPFAGNNMLVLHSCPANSESKYFVQVLHNEHPILMAGCGSDFCPFEEFKEKIVAPHLKHDYNSMCTVHLEAPEQKPVASKLSQLFRWLFSMQNDDTPSTKDDL, encoded by the exons ATGTTTGCTATTCTGATCTTTGTGTTGTTATCGATAACGGCGCAATTAAAAGCTGATCATGGATTCGATGTCCGTCACTACCTGTCCACTGTAAcaac ATATGATGTAGTGAAAGATATTGTCAAAGCTTCTGCTAATAGCACTCCTGATGGTTGCACTCCTATCCACCTAAACCTTgtg GCAAGACATGGAACTCGTTCCCCTACCAAAAAGCGAATGAGAGAGTTAGACAAGCTGGCTTCTCACTTGGAAGAGCTCATAAAAGATGCTGAAGAACAAAATTTGTCCTTGGAAAAAGTTCCCTCATGGTTACGGGGATGGAAATCTCCTTGGAGAGGGAAATTGAAAGGTGGAGAATTGATCaggaaaggagaagaagaattgTACAATCTTGGAATCAGGATCAGAGAGAGATTTCCAGAATTATTTGAAGAGGAATACCACCCGGATGTTTATCCTATAAAGGCTTCACAA GTTCCTCGCGCATCAGCTAGTGCTGTGGCATTTGGCATGGGGCTGTTAAGTGAGAAGGGAAGTCTGGGACCTGCACGACAACGAGCTTTCGCTGTTACAAGTGAAAGCCGTGCGAGTGACATAATTTTGAGGTTTCATGATTGTTGTGGAAACTATAAG GTTTTTAGGAAGAGGCAGGAGCCTGCTGTTGATAAGCTTAAGGAACCTGTCCTGGATGAAATCACTTCTGCATTAGTGAGCCGCTATGGACTCAATTTTACTAGACAGGATGTTGCTATGTTGTGGTTTCTGTGTAAACAG GAAGCATCTGTCTTGGATATAACTGATCAAGCTTGTGGTCTCTTCAGCCCTTATGAG GTTGCTTTGCTGGAGTGGACAGATGATCTGGAGATGTTTATATTGAAGGGTTAtggtaattcaataaattatcgAATGGGAGTGCCATTACTTGAAGATGTTGTTCAGTCCATGGAGGAAGCCATTAAAGCAAAAGAAG AAAAGCATGCTCCTGGAAGTTATGAGAAGGCAAGGCTGCGTTTTGCACATGCAGAGACTGTGGTCCCATTTTCATGTCTGCTTGGACTTTTTCTTGATGGTTCTG aattccaaaaaatacaaagggAAGAACCTTTGGAACTTCCTTCAAAACCTCCCCAGAGTAGAAATTGGCGGGGCAGCACTGTGGCTCCTTTTGCTGGTAACAACATGCTGGTCTTGCACAGCTGTCCTGCAAATTCTGAAAGCAAGTACTTTGTCCAAGTTCTCCACAATGAACATCCTATTCTGATGGCG GGTTGTGGTTCTGATTTTTGCCCATTTGAAGAGTTTAAG gAAAAAATAGTTGCTCCTCATCTGAAGCACGACTATAACAGTATGTGCACTGTACACCTGGAAGCACCAGAGCAGAAGCCTGTAGCCAGTAAGTTATCACAACTGTTTCGTTGGCTCTTCTCTATGCAGAATGATGATACACCGTCCACGAAAGATGATTTATAG